A genomic segment from Capra hircus breed San Clemente chromosome 7, ASM170441v1, whole genome shotgun sequence encodes:
- the CD14 gene encoding monocyte differentiation antigen CD14: protein MARVCLPCLLLLLLPPLLRVSADTTEPCELDDDDFRCVCNFTDPKPDWSSAVQCMVAVEVEIRGGGHSLDQFLKGANTDPKQYADTIKALRVRRLKLGAAQVPAQLLVAVLRALGYSRLKELTLEDLEVTGPTPPAPLEATGPALTTLSLRNVSWATGGAWLGELQQWLKPGLRALNIAQAHSLAFPCAGLSTFEALTTLDLSDNPSLGDSGLMAALCPNKFPALQYLALRNAGMETPSGVCAALAAARVQPQSLDLSHNSLRVTAPGATRCVWPSALSSLNLSFAGLEQVPKGLPPKLSVLDLSCNKLSREPRRDELPEVNVLTLDGNPFLDPGALQHQDDPMISGVVPACARSALTMGVSGTLALLQGARGFA, encoded by the exons ATGGCGAGA GTGTGCTtgccctgcctgctgctgctgctgctgccgccactgCTGCGTGTGTCTGCGGACACGACAGAGCCCTGCGAGCTGGACGACGACGATTTCCGCTGTGTCTGCAACTTCACGGATCCGAAGCCTGACTGGTCTAGCGCCGTTCAGTGTATGGTTGCCGTCGAGGTGGAGATCCGTGGCGGCGGCCACAGCCTGGACCAGTTTCTCAAGGGAGCCAACACCGACCCGAAGCAGTATGCTGACACAATCAAGGCTCTGCGCGTTCGGCGACTCAAGCTGGGCGCTGCACAGGTTCCTGCTCAGCTTCTGGTCGCCGTTCTGCGCGCGCTCGGGTACTCTCGTCTCAAGGAACTGACGCTTGAGGACCTGGAGGTAACTGGCCCAACGCCCCCGGCGCCTCTGGAAGCCACTGGGCCTGCGCTCACCACCCTCAGTCTCCGTAACGTGTCGTGGGCAACAGGAGGTGCCTGGCTCGGCGAACTGCAGCAGTGGCTCAAGCCTGGGCTCAGGGCGCTGAACATTGCCCAAGCACACTCGCTTGCCTTTCCCTGCGCAGGGCTCTCCACCTTCGAGGCGCTCACCACCCTAGACCTGTCTGACAATCCCAGTCTCGGCGACAGCGGGCTGATGGCGGCTCTCTGTCCGAACAAGTTCCCGGCCCTCCAATATCTAGCGCTACGCAACGCGGGGATGGAGACGCCGAGCGGCGTGTGCGCGGCGCTGGCGGCAGCGAGGGTGCAGCCCCAAAGCCTGGACCTCAGCCACAACTCGCTGCGCGTCACCGCCCCGGGCGCTACCCGATGTGTCTGGCCCAGTGCACTAAGCTCTCTCAATTTGTCGTTCGCTGGGCTGGAGCAAGTGCCTAAAGGACTGCCGCCCAAGCTCAGCGTGCTTGATCTCAGCTGCAACAAGCTAAGCAGGGAGCCGCGGCGAGACGAGCTGCCCGAGGTAAATGTCCTGACTCTGGACGGAAATCCCTTTCTGGACCCTGGAGCCCTCCAGCACCAAGACGACCCGATGATCTCCGGCGTGGTCCCAGCCTGTGCGCGTTCGGCCTTGACCATGGGGGTATCAGGAACCCTGGCGCTGCTTCAAGGAGCCCGAGGCTTCGCGTAA